In the Leptolyngbya sp. FACHB-261 genome, one interval contains:
- a CDS encoding DUF4079 domain-containing protein, whose protein sequence is MSLEIPASIKPWLNFIHPFLMWVLLAISIYALYLGVQLRRTRTAEGDLKKELIKGRYSIKHHQIGSVLLALMIIGTVAGMAVTYINNGKLFVGPHLIAGLGMASLIAVSAALTPFMQKGNDFARYTHIFLNVTLLGLFGWQAVTGVQIVQKIISQM, encoded by the coding sequence ATGAGCCTGGAAATCCCTGCCTCGATCAAGCCCTGGCTGAATTTCATCCACCCGTTCCTGATGTGGGTGCTGCTCGCGATCTCGATCTACGCGTTGTATCTGGGGGTTCAACTTCGCAGAACCAGAACGGCTGAAGGGGATCTCAAGAAGGAGTTGATCAAGGGCCGCTATAGTATCAAACACCACCAAATCGGCTCCGTGCTGCTGGCGCTGATGATTATCGGTACAGTAGCTGGCATGGCGGTCACCTACATCAACAATGGCAAATTGTTTGTCGGTCCGCATTTAATCGCGGGTCTGGGCATGGCTTCGCTGATCGCAGTCTCGGCGGCTTTGACTCCCTTTATGCAAAAGGGCAATGATTTCGCTCGCTACACGCACATCTTTCTGAACGTGACTTTGCTGGGGCTATTCGGTTGGCAAGCGGTTACAGGTGTGCAAATCGTGCAGAAAATTATTAGCCAAATGTAG
- a CDS encoding Lrp/AsnC family transcriptional regulator has protein sequence MLLETIDLKAIRQLMTQGRTTWAELAGVLGLSAPAAADRVRRLEERGVIRGYAALIQPEAVGYDLTAFVAVTLERPEHRAAFLQLIQNLPEVQECHHIAGDDDYLLKVRCLNTRDLERLVSDQLKGLSGIVRTRTTIVLSTLKETPALPLPSPNSPSGDRNEL, from the coding sequence ATGCTGCTCGAAACTATAGATTTAAAAGCTATCCGTCAGCTCATGACGCAAGGACGCACAACCTGGGCCGAGTTAGCTGGTGTTTTAGGACTGTCAGCTCCAGCCGCTGCTGATCGGGTACGGCGACTAGAGGAACGCGGCGTGATTCGCGGCTACGCAGCCCTGATCCAGCCCGAAGCGGTGGGCTATGACCTGACGGCCTTTGTCGCCGTCACCCTGGAGCGACCCGAACACCGAGCTGCTTTTCTGCAACTAATTCAGAACCTGCCGGAGGTTCAGGAATGCCATCACATTGCCGGTGACGATGACTACTTGCTCAAAGTGCGCTGCTTGAACACCCGCGATCTGGAGCGCCTAGTGAGTGACCAACTCAAGGGCCTGTCAGGAATCGTGCGCACGCGCACCACGATCGTGCTCTCCACTCTGAAAGAAACGCCTGCTCTGCCGCTGCCTTCACCTAATAGCCCTTCTGGAGATCGCAATGAGCTTTGA
- a CDS encoding phytase, translated as MADSIRFATFNASLNRNAEGQLVTDLSTPNNAQAKAVAEIIQRSNPDVLLINEFDYDAEGQAVDLFRQNYLSLSQNGAAPVEYPYAYVAPSNTGVASGFDLDNSGSVGGPNDALGFGFFPGQYGMVVYSKYPIETANVRTFQDFLWKDMPDARLPDDPNTAQPNDWYSAAELDVVRLSSKSHWDVPIEVNGEIIHALVSHPTPPVFDGPEDRNGTRNADEIRFWSDYITPGQGSYIYDDQGSRGGLTPGSRFVIMGDQNSDPLDGDSIPGAIQQLLDNPLVNTSVTPTSPGGPEQAALQGGANTSHASDPRFDTADFADTTPGNLRADYVLPSNNLQITDAQVFWPESSDPQFSLVGTFNPTLPGGFPSSDHRLVWVDTVIPSRSTVSNVSFLGELTFPTGLQFNGTQVGGLSGITYDPSRNLYYSIADDRSEFNPARFYTLSINLSDGRLDSGDVTFEDVTTLRDASGNPFAPLSLDPEGIALTEQGTVFVSSEGEVRPDLGRVTNPFVNEFSLTGQQLSALPIPDRFLASPDNSGIRNNLAFESLTISPDGRYLYTATENALKQDGPAADPTQGSPSRILKYDLVTRQEVGEFVYLTEPVAAVPNPPEGFSTNGLVDLLAIDNSGTLLALERSFSTGVGNTVKLFEIRTQGALDVSGQNDLFDEATGAPFEIDPPVAKRELLDFASLGLTPDNLEGITLGPKLPDGRQSLIVVADNNFSPAQATQFITLALDVDNIPVVLPQTETPQVLDTDEAVPSGAIAGDADDPAIWVNPTDSAKSLVISSLKDGGLAVFDLNGALVQSVLPAEYGDIRYNNVDVLYGFELSGRTVDLAIASDRENDTLAIYQINPATGRLNNATSSAIPGSIFGLDDGEQTAYGLTTYTSPISGKQFVFVSQREGDQIAQLELVDDGSGKVTAVPVRTLTVPIPEGGELEDAQVEGMVADRELGYLYVAQENRGIYKFSAEPGGSTTGTLLDAVKPEGSNLEADAEGLTIYYGADGKGYLLASSQGDSTFAVYRREGGNAYVGNFAVGASGSIDSVEESDGADLINVPLGPQYPFGLLVVHDGANDPQVVAADDGELENTSTNFKFVGWQDVANAFPEPLEIDPNSFDPRNPTPITSPVAEPAIQLKAIGTYASGIFDAGGAEIVAYDPQSQRLFVVNAENATIDILSASNPSQPTLLQSIDISSLGAQVNSVDVYNGIVAAAIENENTQAPGVVGFFDVNGQLLNSVTVGSLPDMVTFSPDGRKVLVANEGEPSSDYSVDPEGSISIIDLSAGVANLSQSDVTTADFRAFNNQLGALRSEGVRIFGPNASVAQDIEPEYITVSEDSSKAWVSLQENNALAVVDLATGKVTDILPLGAKDHSQAGNGLDVSDRDGGINIARQPVLGLYQPDGIAAYEVNGQTFIVTANEGDARDYDAFAEEARVKDLSLDPTAFPNAAQLQADDQLGRLNVTTANGDTDGDGDFDQLYAFGGRSFSIRTAEGQLVFDSGDDFERITAALLPNEFNSDNAENGSLDSRSDNKGPEPEGVTTGVIDGRTYAFIGLERIGGVMVYDVTDPYSASFVQYINNRDFSGDAETGTAGDLGPEGLAFISANDSPNGKPLLAVGNEVSGTTTLYEINLTGAINGSNRGETLVGTAEVDLILGLGGNDTLAGLQGNDRLYGGNGNDVLRGDQNIRTAGGLNGGDDLLYGGNGNDRLGGKAGNDLLYGEAGNDQLWGDAGDDLLDGGKGNDQLNGGKGSDVFVLRAGDGSDSIYDLRLGQGDRLGLANGLTFADLSLTQGTGGKADDTLVRLTSSGELLATLNDVQVSSLTSAAFVSV; from the coding sequence ATGGCGGACTCCATTCGCTTTGCGACCTTTAACGCGTCCCTAAACCGCAATGCGGAAGGCCAACTGGTTACCGATCTATCTACCCCCAACAATGCCCAAGCCAAAGCAGTCGCAGAAATTATTCAGCGCAGCAATCCAGATGTCCTGCTGATTAACGAATTTGATTACGATGCTGAAGGCCAAGCGGTTGATCTATTTCGACAAAATTATTTGAGTCTGAGCCAGAACGGTGCTGCTCCCGTTGAATATCCCTACGCTTACGTTGCCCCTTCTAACACGGGCGTTGCTTCAGGTTTTGATTTAGATAATAGTGGCTCGGTCGGCGGTCCTAATGATGCTTTAGGGTTTGGTTTTTTCCCTGGACAATATGGCATGGTGGTGTACTCCAAGTACCCGATTGAGACCGCCAACGTCCGTACCTTCCAAGATTTTTTGTGGAAGGACATGCCTGATGCCCGCTTGCCGGATGACCCCAATACAGCGCAGCCCAACGACTGGTATTCCGCAGCAGAACTGGATGTGGTTCGGCTCTCTTCTAAGAGCCACTGGGATGTGCCAATTGAGGTGAATGGCGAAATTATCCATGCGCTGGTCAGCCATCCAACGCCACCAGTTTTCGATGGTCCTGAAGACCGTAACGGCACTCGCAATGCTGATGAAATTCGCTTCTGGTCGGATTACATCACGCCTGGACAGGGTAGCTACATCTACGACGACCAGGGCAGTAGAGGCGGGCTGACGCCTGGGTCACGCTTTGTGATCATGGGCGACCAGAACTCGGACCCATTGGATGGGGACAGCATCCCCGGCGCAATTCAGCAGCTTCTCGACAATCCACTGGTCAACACCAGTGTGACGCCGACCAGCCCCGGTGGCCCAGAACAGGCCGCCCTGCAAGGCGGTGCCAATACCAGCCATGCAAGCGACCCTCGCTTCGATACCGCCGACTTTGCCGACACGACGCCAGGCAACCTGCGGGCTGATTACGTGTTGCCATCAAACAACTTGCAGATTACTGACGCTCAAGTGTTCTGGCCCGAAAGTAGTGACCCTCAGTTTTCGCTAGTTGGGACGTTTAATCCGACTCTGCCCGGTGGCTTTCCCAGTTCGGACCACCGTCTAGTTTGGGTGGACACGGTGATTCCCAGCCGCAGCACCGTCAGCAATGTCAGCTTTTTGGGTGAACTCACGTTTCCCACCGGTTTGCAGTTTAACGGTACTCAAGTGGGTGGCTTATCGGGCATTACCTATGACCCGAGCCGCAACCTTTACTACAGCATTGCGGACGACCGCAGTGAATTTAACCCGGCCCGCTTTTACACGCTTTCGATCAACTTGAGCGATGGTCGCCTCGATAGCGGTGATGTCACCTTTGAGGATGTGACCACGCTGCGCGATGCCAGTGGCAATCCCTTTGCTCCTTTGAGCCTGGACCCGGAAGGCATTGCTCTCACCGAGCAAGGCACGGTGTTTGTTTCCTCAGAAGGAGAAGTTCGCCCAGACTTGGGACGGGTCACAAATCCCTTTGTCAACGAGTTTTCACTCACGGGTCAGCAGCTCAGCGCTCTGCCCATCCCGGACCGATTCCTGGCTTCCCCAGACAATAGTGGTATTCGTAACAACCTGGCCTTTGAGAGCCTGACGATTTCGCCCGACGGTCGCTACCTCTACACCGCCACCGAGAACGCCCTGAAGCAAGATGGTCCCGCTGCCGATCCCACCCAAGGCAGCCCCTCACGCATCCTCAAGTACGACTTGGTGACCCGGCAGGAAGTCGGCGAATTTGTCTACCTCACCGAGCCCGTTGCGGCTGTACCCAACCCACCGGAGGGTTTCAGCACCAATGGCTTGGTGGACTTGCTGGCGATTGATAACAGTGGCACTTTGCTGGCGCTGGAGCGTTCGTTCTCGACTGGGGTTGGCAACACGGTCAAGCTATTCGAGATTCGCACCCAGGGTGCCTTAGATGTCAGCGGCCAAAACGATTTGTTCGACGAAGCAACCGGCGCTCCCTTTGAGATCGACCCGCCAGTTGCTAAGCGCGAGCTGCTGGATTTCGCCAGCTTAGGTCTGACCCCAGACAACTTAGAAGGCATTACCCTGGGACCCAAGCTGCCCGATGGTCGCCAGTCCCTGATTGTGGTGGCCGACAACAACTTCAGCCCGGCCCAGGCCACTCAGTTCATTACTCTGGCCTTGGATGTCGACAACATCCCCGTGGTGCTGCCTCAAACTGAGACGCCGCAGGTTTTGGACACCGATGAGGCGGTGCCCAGCGGTGCGATTGCCGGTGATGCTGACGATCCGGCGATTTGGGTCAATCCCACGGATTCGGCCAAGAGCTTGGTGATTAGCTCGCTCAAGGATGGAGGCCTGGCGGTCTTTGACCTCAATGGCGCTCTGGTGCAATCGGTTCTGCCTGCCGAGTATGGCGACATCCGCTACAACAACGTTGATGTGCTCTATGGCTTTGAGTTGAGCGGTCGGACGGTGGACTTGGCGATTGCTTCCGATCGCGAGAACGACACGCTGGCGATTTACCAAATCAACCCGGCCACCGGACGGCTCAACAATGCCACGTCCAGCGCTATTCCTGGCTCGATCTTCGGCCTGGATGATGGCGAACAAACCGCCTACGGCTTGACGACCTACACCAGCCCGATCAGCGGCAAGCAGTTTGTCTTCGTCAGCCAGCGCGAAGGCGACCAGATTGCACAGTTGGAGTTGGTAGACGACGGCAGTGGCAAGGTCACCGCGGTTCCGGTGCGGACGCTAACTGTGCCCATTCCTGAGGGCGGCGAACTCGAAGATGCCCAAGTCGAGGGCATGGTAGCCGACCGCGAGTTGGGCTATCTGTACGTGGCCCAGGAAAACAGGGGCATCTACAAGTTCTCGGCAGAGCCAGGAGGCAGCACAACCGGAACCCTGCTCGACGCCGTGAAACCGGAGGGCAGCAACCTGGAAGCCGATGCTGAGGGCTTGACCATCTATTACGGAGCCGATGGCAAGGGCTACTTGCTGGCCTCCAGCCAGGGCGACAGCACCTTTGCGGTTTACCGACGCGAGGGTGGCAACGCCTATGTGGGCAACTTCGCGGTTGGCGCCTCGGGCAGCATCGACAGCGTTGAAGAATCGGACGGCGCTGACTTGATCAATGTGCCTTTGGGACCGCAGTACCCCTTCGGTTTGCTAGTCGTGCACGATGGCGCCAACGATCCTCAGGTGGTGGCAGCGGACGACGGAGAGCTGGAAAACACCAGCACCAACTTCAAGTTTGTGGGCTGGCAAGATGTCGCTAATGCCTTCCCTGAGCCCCTAGAGATTGACCCTAACTCGTTCGATCCGCGCAACCCTACGCCGATCACATCGCCGGTTGCTGAACCAGCGATTCAGTTGAAAGCCATCGGCACTTATGCCAGTGGCATTTTCGATGCGGGTGGTGCTGAGATTGTGGCTTACGACCCGCAGTCGCAACGCCTGTTTGTGGTCAACGCTGAAAACGCCACGATCGATATTCTCAGCGCCAGCAATCCCAGCCAACCGACGCTATTGCAATCGATTGATATCTCAAGTTTGGGCGCGCAGGTCAACAGTGTTGATGTCTACAACGGCATCGTGGCAGCGGCGATTGAGAATGAGAATACGCAGGCGCCTGGCGTGGTTGGCTTCTTTGATGTCAACGGCCAGCTGTTGAATTCAGTCACTGTGGGTTCGTTACCCGACATGGTGACCTTCAGCCCCGATGGTCGCAAAGTTTTGGTTGCCAATGAAGGCGAACCCAGCAGCGATTACAGCGTGGATCCAGAAGGTTCGATCAGCATTATTGATCTCTCAGCTGGCGTGGCTAACCTTAGTCAAAGCGATGTCACCACAGCTGATTTCCGGGCCTTCAATAATCAACTTGGCGCCTTGAGGAGCGAGGGCGTTCGCATCTTTGGTCCCAATGCCAGTGTGGCTCAAGATATCGAACCGGAATACATTACCGTCTCTGAAGATTCCAGCAAAGCTTGGGTTTCTTTGCAGGAAAACAACGCGCTAGCTGTGGTGGATCTAGCCACCGGAAAAGTTACCGACATCTTGCCATTAGGTGCCAAAGACCACAGCCAAGCGGGCAACGGTTTAGATGTCAGCGATCGCGATGGCGGCATCAATATCGCGCGTCAACCCGTGTTGGGCTTGTATCAACCCGACGGCATTGCCGCTTACGAGGTTAACGGTCAAACCTTTATCGTCACTGCCAATGAAGGCGATGCCCGCGATTACGATGCCTTTGCTGAAGAAGCGCGGGTCAAGGATCTCAGCTTGGATCCCACGGCTTTCCCCAATGCTGCGCAATTGCAAGCCGATGACCAATTGGGCCGGTTGAATGTGACTACTGCCAACGGTGACACCGATGGCGATGGCGACTTTGATCAGCTTTACGCCTTTGGTGGTCGCTCATTCTCGATTCGCACGGCCGAAGGGCAACTGGTCTTCGACAGTGGCGACGACTTTGAGCGAATTACTGCGGCTCTGCTGCCCAATGAGTTCAACTCAGACAACGCCGAAAATGGCTCCTTGGACAGCCGCAGCGACAATAAGGGACCTGAACCCGAAGGCGTGACCACAGGCGTGATCGACGGGCGCACCTATGCCTTCATCGGCCTGGAACGCATCGGCGGTGTCATGGTCTACGACGTCACCGATCCCTACAGCGCCAGCTTTGTGCAGTACATCAACAACCGCGATTTCAGCGGCGATGCCGAGACGGGCACAGCAGGCGATTTGGGGCCGGAAGGCTTGGCTTTCATCAGCGCTAACGATAGCCCCAACGGCAAACCCCTGCTGGCGGTCGGCAACGAAGTCAGCGGCACCACCACCTTGTATGAAATCAACCTGACTGGCGCGATCAACGGCAGCAATCGGGGCGAAACCCTGGTCGGTACCGCAGAGGTTGACCTCATTCTCGGTTTGGGCGGCAACGACACGCTTGCCGGTCTGCAAGGTAATGACCGCCTCTACGGCGGCAACGGCAACGATGTCCTGCGTGGCGATCAGAACATCCGCACTGCCGGTGGCCTCAATGGCGGCGACGACCTACTCTATGGCGGCAACGGCAACGACCGCTTGGGCGGCAAAGCGGGCAATGACCTGCTGTATGGCGAGGCGGGCAACGACCAACTCTGGGGTGACGCGGGCGATGACCTGCTCGACGGTGGCAAGGGTAACGATCAGCTCAACGGTGGCAAGGGCAGCGATGTCTTTGTGCTCAGAGCTGGAGACGGCAGCGACTCGATCTATGACTTGCGCCTAGGCCAGGGCGACCGCTTGGGTCTAGCCAATGGTTTGACCTTCGCAGACTTAAGCCTGACGCAGGGCACTGGCGGCAAAGCTGATGACACCCTGGTCCGCTTGACCAGTAGCGGTGAGCTGTTGGCAACACTCAACGATGTGCAAGTTAGCAGCCTGACCTCGGCGGCATTTGTGAGTGTCTAA
- a CDS encoding LysE family translocator encodes MSFDFLLRGLIVGISLAAPVGPMAVLCIRRTLVEGHFSGLITGMGIATADALYGCIAGFGLTFISSLLLSQQIWIRLLGGAFLCYLSITTFLAQPTEQGVPLQSPEAHRGVQGQSIWGAYLSALFLTLTNPLTILSFVGVFAGLGLASNGSDYRSAGLLVLGVFLGSALWWLALSSIASRFRHRFKSHTLRWVNRLSGSLIGGFGLLALLSLWR; translated from the coding sequence ATGAGCTTTGATTTTTTGCTCCGTGGCTTGATTGTTGGAATTTCGCTTGCTGCCCCAGTTGGGCCGATGGCGGTGCTGTGTATTCGCCGCACCTTGGTAGAAGGACACTTTTCTGGCCTGATCACCGGCATGGGAATTGCCACCGCCGATGCCCTTTACGGATGCATCGCAGGCTTTGGCTTGACCTTCATTTCGAGCCTCTTGCTAAGCCAGCAAATCTGGATCCGGCTGCTAGGGGGAGCGTTCCTCTGCTACCTAAGCATCACAACCTTTCTGGCTCAACCCACTGAACAAGGGGTGCCACTGCAAAGCCCGGAAGCGCATCGGGGAGTCCAAGGTCAGAGCATTTGGGGAGCCTACCTCTCAGCCCTATTTTTAACTCTGACCAATCCCCTGACGATTCTGTCGTTCGTGGGCGTCTTTGCCGGGTTGGGACTTGCCAGTAATGGCAGCGACTACCGCTCGGCCGGGCTCTTGGTACTAGGCGTTTTTCTAGGTTCGGCCTTATGGTGGCTAGCGCTAAGTAGTATAGCCAGTAGGTTTCGCCACCGATTCAAGTCCCACACCTTGCGCTGGGTCAATCGCCTCTCCGGCAGTTTGATCGGGGGCTTTGGCCTGCTGGCCTTGCTGAGTTTGTGGCGCTAA
- a CDS encoding MarR family winged helix-turn-helix transcriptional regulator, whose product MPQFQGSREEVCALGAYVKLLRAAESVSARVHQRMTDADLTSSQFGVLEALWHLGPLCQRDIGKKLLKSGGNITMVIDNLEKRHLVERKRDASDRRYITVCLTEAGQQLIAELFPRHVTAVVAELSVLSVAEQEELGRLCRKLGKHELS is encoded by the coding sequence TTGCCTCAATTTCAAGGTTCGAGAGAAGAGGTCTGCGCCCTCGGTGCCTACGTCAAGTTGTTGCGAGCAGCTGAATCCGTCAGCGCTCGGGTTCATCAACGTATGACCGATGCAGATCTCACAAGCAGTCAGTTCGGGGTTTTGGAGGCGCTATGGCATTTGGGGCCTTTGTGCCAACGAGACATCGGTAAAAAGTTGCTCAAAAGTGGCGGCAACATCACGATGGTGATCGACAACTTGGAGAAGCGGCATTTGGTTGAGCGCAAGCGAGACGCCAGCGACCGTCGTTACATTACCGTCTGTCTAACTGAAGCTGGACAGCAGTTAATCGCTGAGCTCTTTCCTCGCCATGTCACGGCTGTGGTGGCAGAACTCAGTGTGCTGAGCGTGGCTGAGCAGGAAGAACTGGGTCGACTCTGCCGAAAGCTCGGCAAGCACGAACTGAGCTAA
- a CDS encoding pirin family protein, with translation MITLRPSDERGHANHGWLDSYHSFSFASYYDPQHMGFRNLRVINEDRVQPGHGFGTHGHRDMEILTYVIEGALEHKDSMGNGSVIHPGEVQRLTAGTGITHSEYNHSQSESVHLLQIWILPQAQGIKPGYEQRQFSLEEKRDQLRLIASPTGRENSVTIHQDVDLFATVLAADEQVIHTLKPNRHAWVQAVQGTVTLNGLTLKAGDGAAISSEDKITIEAKAAAEVLLFDLA, from the coding sequence ATGATTACTCTACGCCCTAGCGATGAGCGCGGCCATGCAAACCACGGTTGGTTAGATAGCTACCACAGCTTTTCCTTTGCTAGCTACTATGACCCGCAGCATATGGGTTTCCGTAATTTGCGGGTGATTAATGAAGACCGAGTTCAGCCTGGTCATGGCTTCGGCACTCACGGTCACCGCGACATGGAGATCCTCACCTATGTGATTGAGGGAGCGCTAGAGCACAAAGACAGTATGGGCAATGGCTCGGTGATTCATCCAGGCGAAGTGCAACGCCTGACCGCCGGAACTGGCATTACTCACAGCGAATACAATCACTCGCAATCTGAGTCGGTTCACTTGCTGCAAATCTGGATTTTGCCCCAAGCGCAGGGCATTAAACCCGGTTATGAACAGCGCCAATTCAGCCTGGAAGAAAAGCGAGACCAACTGCGTTTGATTGCCTCCCCGACAGGCCGCGAGAACTCAGTCACAATTCACCAAGATGTTGACTTGTTCGCCACTGTTTTAGCTGCTGATGAACAGGTGATTCATACCCTCAAACCTAATCGGCACGCTTGGGTACAAGCCGTCCAGGGCACTGTTACCCTCAATGGTTTGACCCTTAAGGCTGGTGATGGGGCTGCGATTAGCAGTGAAGACAAGATCACGATTGAAGCCAAAGCTGCGGCAGAGGTATTGCTGTTTGATTTGGCTTAA
- a CDS encoding Crp/Fnr family transcriptional regulator, with protein MSFLSPDSLSSNVRAAITYQDLVPGQALFQQGDPTAAMFGVESGRVRLSRNTSEGKLVTFQVIRAGESFAEAALFSETYTSDAIAEIQSRVAIYPKQLLVTAFRENPDLTEDFVVQLVRSIQVLQSRLELRDVRSAHQRVLQYLRIIAEPNDTNLVIFDRPLKDVANDLGLTPETLSRALGRLEHEGVISRAKRQIRLHDSAVA; from the coding sequence ATGAGTTTTTTGAGCCCAGATAGCCTCTCGTCCAATGTACGTGCCGCCATTACCTATCAAGATTTAGTACCCGGTCAGGCATTATTTCAGCAGGGTGATCCTACGGCTGCGATGTTTGGAGTTGAATCTGGTCGAGTGCGCTTAAGCCGCAATACTTCTGAGGGCAAACTGGTCACTTTTCAAGTGATCCGAGCGGGCGAAAGCTTTGCCGAAGCGGCTCTGTTCTCTGAAACTTACACCTCGGATGCGATTGCTGAAATCCAATCGCGGGTTGCTATTTACCCCAAGCAGTTATTAGTAACTGCCTTTCGTGAGAATCCAGATCTAACCGAGGATTTTGTGGTTCAGTTAGTGCGTAGCATTCAGGTTCTGCAATCTCGCTTGGAATTGCGAGACGTCCGTTCTGCGCATCAACGGGTGCTGCAATATCTGCGGATTATAGCTGAACCTAACGATACCAATCTGGTGATCTTCGACCGTCCGCTCAAAGATGTTGCTAATGACCTTGGCTTAACGCCTGAAACCCTTTCACGGGCGCTGGGCCGACTAGAGCACGAAGGCGTGATCTCGCGGGCCAAGCGACAAATCAGATTGCACGATTCAGCTGTCGCTTGA